A segment of the Pseudalkalibacillus hwajinpoensis genome:
ACCTGCTAATGCAGTATCTTTCCCTACTTTTTCTGCCGTTAACGTTAATGTACCATTTTCATTCATAGTCGAACCGATGACGGCATCACCATCCGTCTTTTCAATTGGTATCGACTCTCCGGTAATCATCGATTCATCTACGGACGATTTCCCTTTTTGGACGGTACCATCTACAGGGATCTTTTCACCCGGCCGAACGATAATAGTATCCCCAACTACCACCTGGTCAACAGGAATCTTCACTTCTTCACCATCTCTGATGACACTAGCCTCTTTCGCCTGTAAGTTAAGAAGCTTTGTGATCGCCTGAGTCGTCCTACCCTTAGCAAGATCTTCAAACAACTTACCGACAAGAATAAGGGTAATCAATATAGCACTCGTTTCAAAATACAATTCAGGATTATACCCTGGTGTAATAAGTAGTCGAATGCCTTCCACTACACTATAAAAGTAGGCAGCAGATGTCCCTAGTGCAACGAGAACATCCATGTTTGCACTTTTATTAATGAGTGCGCGATAAGCTCCGACATAAAACGGAGCACCGATATAGAACTGTACAGGTGTAGCTAATAGGAATTGAAACCATGGATTCATAAAGAGTTCAGGTAATGGAAGAGCAACATCAAAAGGAAGATGAGCAATCATGGTGTAAAGCAGTGGCAATGAAAGCAAGATCGATATACCGAGCTTTACCTTCTTCTTCTTTATTTCTTCTTCCTTATGCGATTTCTTCTCTTCGCGATCCTTCTTAACGATTGCATCGTATCCTAATTTCTTTACTTTCTGAATGATCTCATCTACCGTAACCTCACTTGGCTGATACTCCACAATTCCTGATTCTGTCGTAAGGTTTATTGATGCTGAATCTACTCCAGAGGTACGATTCAACCCTTTTTCGATTCTAGTCGAACAGGCAGCACAGGTCATACCATGTATGTCTAGTTCAACTTGTTCTTTACGAACACCATAACCGAGCTTTTCTATTTTATTTACGATGTCAGAAGCTTTAACTTGTTGTTCATCAAATTGAACATCAGCTCTTTCCATCGCGAGATTCACATTAGCTTCAACACCGTCCATTTTGTTTAGGACTTTTTCTATACGCTGAGAACATGTAGCACAGGTCATACCAGTTATATCGAATGAAACTTTTTTCGTACCATCCATTTCATCACCTTCTTATTTGGAGAATTGTTGGATTACTTTCATCAATTCCTCTATCTGATGATCACCTTTTCCTTCTTTAATCGAGCTCGCTACACACGTTTTAGTATGTCTCTCAAGTAAGGAATATCCTACTTTTTTCAAAGCTGCTTGAATGGCAGATAGTTGAATAAGAATATCAACACAATAGCGATCATCACCGACCATTTTCTGAATTCCACGAATTTGCCCTTCTATTCGCTTCAAGCGATTTTGTAATTGTTGCTTCTCTTCTTCCGTTCTGTCCTCAGAAGGCTGTTTATCCGGTTGAAGCGGAAGATCAAGGTCCAAATCATCATTCATTCAGTTCATCTCCTTTTTTCTATTTTAACTATAATATACCCCCGTTAGGTATTATAGTCAAGATATAAATCTTAATTATCTTATACTGTATTAGACTTAACCGCACTTAATTTTTTATACCCTCATAGGGTAATTGTTTAAACGCTATAATTTATGGGTAACACCTTAAAAGATCGTTCATAGCGAACATATTAATTAAACTATTTCAGGAGGGATTCACAATGCTTGAAAAAATCGGAGAAGCTGCCTTCTCATCAGTCGGTTTTTTCTGGAAAACTGGTTGGGCTTTTGTACTAGGATATTTAATCAGTTCGATGATCCAGACATTCGTTTCAAAAGATAAGATGGTGAAGTACATGGGTGACGATAGCTTAAAATCTGTTAGTTTATCTGCCCTGTTTGGAGGAATTAGCTCCTCTTGCTCATTTGCAGCACTAGCTGCAGGAAAGAGTTTATTCAAAAAAGGAGCTCATTTTATTCCTACCCTCGCCTTTCTCTTTGCATCCACGAACCTAGTTGTGGAATTAGGTATTCTAATTTATATTTTCCTGGGTTGGCAATTTGTAATAGCAGAAATCATTGGAGGAATTCTCCTTATCCTTATTATGTGGGGTATTGTGAAAGTTACATACCCAGAAAAGTTAGTCAAAGAGTCTCGTGATCGTCTTGATGATGAGGAGAAAGAAGAATTTAACTGGAAAGAAAAGATAAAAAGTAAAAAAGGCTGGTACCAGGTTGGCATGGAGTTCGTGATGAATTGGCAGATGGTATGGAAAGAGATAATTATCGGATTTACTGTTGCTGGAATAATGAAAGCTTTTGTACCCGAAAGTGTTTGGAAAACCATTTTCTTGGCCAATCAAGATAACATCGGTTTTTGGAAACTCCTTGAAAATGTACTTATCGCTCCATTTGCCGCGGCTTTGACATTCATTGGTTCGATGGGGAATATTCCTATTGCAACGATCATTGCTTCAAGTGGTGTGACGTTCGGAGGAATCATGGCCTTCATTTATTCGGACTTAATGGTGCCTCCGATTGTTAAAGTTAATGCCAAATACTATGGTAAGAAAACAGCTATGTATATAGCAGGTGTTTTCTTTATCGCTATTGTTATTACAGCATTAACCCTGCATGGCGCGTTTTCTGCCCTAGGTATATTGCCTGACTCTGCGAAGCAGATTATGAAGGAAAATCCTTTCAAGATTAACTACACGTTCTGGTTTAACATGTTGTTCATCGGATTAACCATCGTAGCTCTTGGATTAAACCGTAAGTTTAAGAAGTCAAACAGCGGAATGCACATGAATCATCATCATAAAGATTCAGTATTTATGAATATTGTTACGTATGCTTCTATTTTATTTGTAAGTATTGGGTTTATCTTACATTTTGTACTCTGACTATGAAAAGGAGCTGTCCCTCCGAAGATGGACAGCTCCTTTAATATTAGTTCTTTAGAGAAGAAGAGATTTGATCCTTTCTTCATTGTTTTCAAAACCGGTAAATTTGTATTCTTTTCTTTTTAATTCCAATAACGAAACGACAGTGATAATTATTCCCGGGACGATTCGATTTCCAAATTGTTTAATCATGCCTTTTTCTTCATTGGGAGAAGAGGATACGTCGTGTTCTTCAAAAGATATCGATGAATTTGAAAGAAACTCTTTCAACTTTTGGCAATCACCTCAAGTTGGCCTTGTATAAACCGTGACTACTGTCTTTCCCATTTATATTTCCCTCCCTTTTTTCATAAAACTTTTTAGAACCAGTACGTGATCGCATCGAGGAGCCCAATCACAATAAGTGTAATTCCCGCAATTCTTTGTAAAGTAACTCCAATTTTTTTACTCCTTTTAAGAAAGGCGCCACTTAATCCGAAATACCAGATCAAGAACATCGCGAACATGAACGGCAATGACGTGCCTATCGCGAAAGTAGCCGGGAGGAATGCACCATACGGACTTGCAAGAACAAGGGGCATAAGTAATATAAAAAACAACGAAAACATTGTAGGACAAAATCCTAACGAAAAGCTTCCTCCCATTAGAAAAGCTCCCCATTTGCCCTTCTTCAGAAATCTTTCTGGAACCTCACCAAGCTTTACACTCCAGTTCATTTTAAATACCCCTAACAGATATAAACCTATTGAAATGACGAGAGGTCCGAATAATTTCCTTGCTACTGGTAAAACCTTTGTGAGGCTTTGCTGAAACTCTTGCCCAAGGATCCAAACGATTAAGCCCAAGCTTGAGAAAACAACGATTTTACCTAAAATAAATGAAAATACTTCGCTCCAGGCAATTCCTTTTTGAAATGAACGACTCCCATAGAACGTAATCGCGCCAATATTTCCTGTAAACTGGCAAGGCGCGGTCGCTCCAAGCACTCCAAGAATGAAAGCTGATAACAAAGGAATCGAATTAGTCTGGTATGCCAGTGTAGTCAGAGGTCCACTAAGAATTTGACTTAATGAATTAAAAACATCATACATT
Coding sequences within it:
- a CDS encoding metal-sensing transcriptional repressor, whose translation is MNDDLDLDLPLQPDKQPSEDRTEEEKQQLQNRLKRIEGQIRGIQKMVGDDRYCVDILIQLSAIQAALKKVGYSLLERHTKTCVASSIKEGKGDHQIEELMKVIQQFSK
- a CDS encoding permease, which translates into the protein MLEKIGEAAFSSVGFFWKTGWAFVLGYLISSMIQTFVSKDKMVKYMGDDSLKSVSLSALFGGISSSCSFAALAAGKSLFKKGAHFIPTLAFLFASTNLVVELGILIYIFLGWQFVIAEIIGGILLILIMWGIVKVTYPEKLVKESRDRLDDEEKEEFNWKEKIKSKKGWYQVGMEFVMNWQMVWKEIIIGFTVAGIMKAFVPESVWKTIFLANQDNIGFWKLLENVLIAPFAAALTFIGSMGNIPIATIIASSGVTFGGIMAFIYSDLMVPPIVKVNAKYYGKKTAMYIAGVFFIAIVITALTLHGAFSALGILPDSAKQIMKENPFKINYTFWFNMLFIGLTIVALGLNRKFKKSNSGMHMNHHHKDSVFMNIVTYASILFVSIGFILHFVL
- a CDS encoding sulfite exporter TauE/SafE family protein, coding for MYDVFNSLSQILSGPLTTLAYQTNSIPLLSAFILGVLGATAPCQFTGNIGAITFYGSRSFQKGIAWSEVFSFILGKIVVFSSLGLIVWILGQEFQQSLTKVLPVARKLFGPLVISIGLYLLGVFKMNWSVKLGEVPERFLKKGKWGAFLMGGSFSLGFCPTMFSLFFILLMPLVLASPYGAFLPATFAIGTSLPFMFAMFLIWYFGLSGAFLKRSKKIGVTLQRIAGITLIVIGLLDAITYWF